Part of the Brassica oleracea var. oleracea cultivar TO1000 chromosome C8, BOL, whole genome shotgun sequence genome is shown below.
ATTATTAAAAAAAATAGGTTGGTCCATCTTAACTTATATTATACTTTTTATTAAACTAACTATCAAATTGATAAATAATGTACAAAAGAATATTCTCACACTTTCCTTAAATAAAAGCTACGGAATTACCTAATATGATTAATGTATATATGACAATTAATGATTATGAATAATAAATATTTGATAACAATTTTTGTATCTTAGATCTTTTTTGTTTAATTTTATACTATTAAAATATATTAAACAATCACATTAACCATATAATAAAAAATTTAGATTTTTTCTTATATGTTCTATTTTGAACTTTTTAAAACAATTATAAATTATTAGAAATTTTAAAATATCACTTTGAAAATTTTGTGATCATTGGCTTATTTTTTGTTATAACAAGATACAAAGAATCATAAAATTTTATTAGTATGGATTTTTATTTAATAAATATTCAAATTAAATAATATATATATATACATCTAACGACTTAAAGCAAGAAAATAGACCGCATCAATTTCGTCGTCCAGTGGAAACCCTTCAAAACTATATGGAAGACTAAGATCAAAGTAATTCGATTTTGGAAACAATACTAAGTTGATGGTTCTAAAACCATTAAAATAGTTCTCACTAATGTTAAATTAAAGAATTTAAAAAAATTGTAGAACATGTTTTTGTAATAAAAATTCACTTGATGACCACATTACTGTTTTTATAGGTATAAACAGGGTGATAAAAATTTTAAACCCAAATCGATCAGACTCATCAGAAATTCAAAATAGATTTTGGTCCACAATTGCAATTACAAATGCTCAGTCTAACATATATATGATTATATAAAGAAAACATAACTGTATGCATATTAAAAAAATTCAAACATATATATATATATATATATATATATAGTTTATCAATACTATATATTTTTAATATTTATTATATAAGTTCACCATGCGCAAAGCACGGATTTTATCCTAGTAGTAAGCTGTTTTAGTAATATTCTAAAGTATTTCTCCTTTTTTATGAGTTACCTGATAAGCTCCGATAAGGTGGACAGCGATGCAAGCATTAGCAAAATCGATGAGCCAGTAAGGTTCATAAAAACCAAAGTCAGTAAGGAAGTCTCCGGGGGCTTGGTTTCCAAATGTAGCATATCCGATGCAGCCACATAAGATGTAGAAAGCAGTTGTAGTTGAGACTGCAGCAAGGCTTGCTTTTTTCATGACTTTGTTCTCTGGTGGGCTTGATCTCAGTGTGTCCTGGAAGGAAAAAAAAAACACATATGAAGAACACTGTCTTTAAGAGCTAACATACATCATATTAACTCTAATCATCCATCAATATATACTTTAAGGGAATTACAACAAGAAAACAACCACCATAAACAACGGTTGAAGACGTATTATAGTGAAAATAATAGTATAGTTCTGTGCCAAAAATATTTAGTTTTACAAGTATACTTTAATTACTTTTAAACAACCCAACTAATAAATGAGTTACACTTGTAAAAAAATCGCACTTTTTTTTTCTTGAAGTATGTCAACAAGAATCGTTTTTTGCTATTTTCTGTTCTTCTCTCTTTCAATATTCCTTTTTATTTTAATTATTAGAAACCCTCTACGATACTAATACTATGACTAATGGTGCTCTAATAACAGTCATTATTCCAACCAAAATATATATCATGTAAATAAAAGAATAAAAGAACTAATAGTAGAAAGTGCTACACTATTCTGATTTCTGAGTGTACTGACATCATTAATTGAAAGAATACATGCCTGAATCTCAACGAGAACAACGGAATAAGCGTATGAAAAGGCAATGTTTCCAGCCGCTTGAAATGACTTCCATAATTTGTCAGACGCAGTTACGTCCACTCGAACCACCGTGCCTGTCAGTCCCGTCTTACCAACCTTCCCACCTTTCATCGTACCGCATTAGCCATTAGTTTGAAGATTCATATATGTATAAATAATTTTTTTTTTAAACAATAGATGTATAAATAATTAAACATATATCAGCTTACAAATCATTGAGAATGATTTCTACTGAAGAAAAAAAAATTGTACTGAAAACTAAAATATAAATGTATTAAGTATGTATCAAGATATTTGCATAGGGTTTAGAAATAGCTTGAGAATGTTCTACAAATATATTTTGAAAGTCAAAAATTATATAGAATATAGAAAGGAGAGAACGTACTTGCCAGAGCGGCCAAGGCTAAGCCAAAACCGATAGATGCATAAGAGAAGGACATAACGGTGGCGATAATGGAGAGAAAAGAGAGCTTGTGAAAATTAGGAATCTGACTAAGAAAAATCTGGACGATCCCAAACGCCGCCATGAGTGGATAATTTGATACGGAACATTTCGCACCATGTCCCTTGTCATGAAAACAATTTGCTTTCCCAATCGCCCTAGCCAAATTAACATCAAACAAGAGTTAAATATTTTCTTAACATATTGGTAACCATATGACATTATGGCCACGTTTGTTTTATGTCGTTGCAACCTACAACTGCGACATGCAACATGCAAACGAGCAATATTTAGTCGTAGGTCACGTTAGAAATTGAAACAAACATGTTTTATATATCAAAATAATCACAAGTTGTAACTTACACTAAGCTTATGGAGGCAGTGATGGTGTAACCAATAGTAACCCCTACGAGACTCCCAAACTGTGCCAGTCCACATAGCTGCACTTTCCTACCACCTGTCGTTTTATGGTTTTAATTTTGTTTTGTTTTGTTTTGTTAGTAATAAATAGACTAAGCTAATGCAAAATAACATTTTGTTCAGTTAAGAAATGAACATATTCATACCAAGGTAGACTCGGACAACGTCCATGTAAGTATAGTTGCGTGTTCCCTCCGGGGATCGATAACTGTCGGCGAGCATTCTGGATGTGTAATTAACGATGACGGCAAAGGCTACCAAAATCACTGTTCCTACCACCCAACCAAGTTGTGCTATAGCCCAAGCCAACGACAAGACTCCAGAACCTATCACTGTCGTGATTATGTGGGCACTCGCCGTTATCAACGTCCCCGTTCTCTTCTCCCGACAATCATCGTCGACGTTATTCCCGGCGCCAGCACCGGATTCAACCACTGAGCTCGTGTCGAAGCTTTTCATTTTGAGAGGAGAAACTGAAGAAGAGATAAAAGAGATATGCAAAAGCATAGGCGATGAAGAGTGAATGACATATCTATATATAGATGATGCATGTACGCAAACGTCAATGCTTATGATATTTTGGAGACGCTCATAACCTTTTTTTCTTTTATTTAATTTGCACAGTCAGTAACAATACAAAGCATGTTCAAAAAGCAAGTAGTAAATATTCATACGATATTTTAACGAATAACTTTTAACCTACAAATAACAAAAAAGGTAAAGCCGAACCGTTCTTTTTATTAGCAAGTCAAACGTAATCAAATTTGTAAGAGTAAATAATTTTAAATAGACAATCCAAGTTCCTCGTTATATATTAAACCAAAGAAAATCTAATATATAAGCTTGTTTCAACTCTATTTAGTATAAAGTCTTTTTGAGATTAATCGACTCAAAAATAAATTTTTGAAAGTTTAGACTCAAAACGGATAATATTACACTAAATGAACCAAAGAGCATTTGGTCTGATTTTAGTAAAGTGTCTGGTCTAAAAGCATATGATCCATCATAATGGTATCAGAATTAAAAGTTTCGTGATTTTTGGTTTGAATTTTTTTTGTGAAAAGTAAATAGAAAAGTTTAGTTTAACTATTTTTTAGAGCAATCAACCCAAAAAAAAATTCGTTAAAGATAGACCCAAAAGAAAAAAAACATTATACTAAGCAAATGATTGGACATATGATAAAAGGCATCTAACTATGATAAAACCTCTGGCATATATATGATAGCATCTGGTCCGTTGCAACAAAATCTATTATCATTACTTTTCTTGGTGGTTGAAGAATATGTTATTTACTATCTAATTGATATCTTATAGTGCGCTAAAGCATCTAGGTGAAAACGAAAGAGGGCCTTGATGACTATTAGTGTTGATCATAGGATACGTGCTTGGGCCATGTGTGTGTGTGTGAAAACTGGAGACGTATAAAGTCATATTCTTTTTCCTCCTTATATTATATGATCCCTGGTGGTGTAACGGATTGAAACACACAAGTATAAAGAGATATCAAAAAGCTTGAGATTAGTGTTTATTATATTGAATTCTGAAAGTTAAACGTAGGCGAGAGTGTGCGCCAAACTAGATAATTTCAGTGTCGCATTCTTTTCTGTTCTTCTTTTCATTTGGTTTAAAAACAATTTAATTCAAACAACGGTCAAGGTTGAATCAAGGCAACGTCGTTTTGGGCCTTCTGTTTCGTGGCTCTATCGTGTTTGCATTACATATTTTGACCATGGTCATTTGTTCATGAGGTATGAGCACCGGGTTCTTCGACAATACGCATGGGCTTGTTTTTCACTTAATTATTTGAGCATAACGAAAGCAAGTGAACTTTTTTCATAGGTGACAACAATTGAAATTGATGTTTTTACTTCTCTTTTAGTAGCTAAGAGAGATTTTGATCTACAATTTTCCAAAGTATGAAATAATTTTTTCAAAAATTTAATTAAAAAAAATATTTTTAATTTATATTTGTATGCGTAGATCAGTTTGATTTCTTGTTGCAATAATTAAATTTAGTTTTTTCCTGAGATAAAATTATTAGATTTTTTTTTGCAGTAATTATATTTAGCTTTTTCAAACAAAAAAAACTCCCTTCTTCAATAAAACGTTTGCTTCTTTAAAAAAAAAAGAAAGTCTGATGCCTTTGGTTTAATTATGTAACTGTATACCTTAGAAGAAAATTTAATCTCTGTATGTAAGAAACACACATGAGATTGCTGATCTTTTGTTCTGTTGATGTTCAATTTCCCCATGGTAGACTCCGTGAATATAATTCTCAATAAGTTGTAACAAGT
Proteins encoded:
- the LOC106309459 gene encoding amino acid permease 8-like, producing MLLHISFISSSVSPLKMKSFDTSSVVESGAGAGNNVDDDCREKRTGTLITASAHIITTVIGSGVLSLAWAIAQLGWVVGTVILVAFAVIVNYTSRMLADSYRSPEGTRNYTYMDVVRVYLGGRKVQLCGLAQFGSLVGVTIGYTITASISLVAIGKANCFHDKGHGAKCSVSNYPLMAAFGIVQIFLSQIPNFHKLSFLSIIATVMSFSYASIGFGLALAALASGKVGKTGLTGTVVRVDVTASDKLWKSFQAAGNIAFSYAYSVVLVEIQDTLRSSPPENKVMKKASLAAVSTTTAFYILCGCIGYATFGNQAPGDFLTDFGFYEPYWLIDFANACIAVHLIGAYQVFAQPIFQFVEKKCNQAWPESNFITKEPSMNVPLLGKCRINFFRLVWRTTYVIFSTVVAMIFPFFNAILGLIGAVAFWPLTVYFPVEMHISQKKVKKYSVRWIVLKLLVLVCLIVSLLAAIGSIVGLISSVKAYKPFHNLD